The genomic window CATCAAGGGATAGGTGCACATCATGCCCAGGCCCAGCGGTGCCAGCAGCCAGCCCATTTCGCCAGGCGAACGGCCGCAATCGCGGATCAGGTAGAACGGTATCAGCATCTGTCCTGCGAACAGTGCGCCGTTGGACAGGAATTGGGTTAACGCTGAGGCGGGAAACACTTTGCCTTTGAACAACTGAAGATCTACCAGTGCACGGTCGCCCTTGCGATGTGCGCTCCAGAAGAACAGTCCCAACAATGCAATCGCTGCAAGCATGATGAGTTGCCCAGTGCGCTCGCCAATGCGATCCGATCCGTAAAGAAAGATCACCAACCCAGGCGAGAGCAGGGTGAGGCCGACCCAGTCCAGTTCGCGTGGTCGGATATCTTCGTGATCGTTAGGCAAAAAGATCGCGGCCAAGGCAATGGCCAGTACGCCAAAGGGCAGGTTGATCAGGAACAGCCAGCGCCAGGACGCATGTTGAAGAATCATGCCGGCCATCACCGGCCCGAGGATCGGTGCCAGCAACACGGGCACCGCGGCATAACCCACCACGCGTGCCATGTGTTTGCCGGCGGCGCGCGCCATCATCATTTGCGCCATCGGTGCCAGCAACCCGCCGCTGATGCCCTGGATCACACGGAACGCGATCAACGATTGAGCCGACCACGCCAATCCGCAGAGAGCGGAGGAGAGCGTGAACGCGGCAAAGCACCACAGATACACCGGTTTGGCGCCGATCCGGTCCACCAGCCAGCCGCTCATGGGCAGTGCAAGGGTGAGCGCCAACAGATAGCCGCTGGTCACCCATTGAATGGTCGAGAGACCCGTATGCAATTCGGTGGCAAGGCTCGGCAGCGACACATTGGCAACCGTCGCGTCGAGCTGCGCAAGGAACGAGCCGAGCACAGCGACAGCGGTGATTTTCCAGATCGCCGGGTCGAGCTGATCGGACGCGTCAAGCTCACCGGATTTTGTTGGAGCATTCATGACCGAATCACTGCTGCAGGTTGCCGCCGTGGAAGCGTCCGAAGTGCGTCGCCGCAAACAGGCTGAGCAGCAGTGCGCCAAGTCCCAGTGCGATCATCGGTTCGGCGGCGTGGATATTGAAATCACCTACGCACACGAGCAACAGGTAGGCGCCGATAAAGTTGATGAAGCCCCAGATCACATTGAGCGTCGACGACGACAGTCCTTCCCCGGGCGGCTTCGCAAAGGGTGTCTGGAAAGGACGCCCCATGCTGCCGCTGACGAAGTGAGGGATCGCGTTGGCCAGGAACGCGCCGCCGAAGAAATAGGAGAGATCGTGCAGCCAGTTCACCATGATGAGTCCTTCTTGGGATGCGTTGTCGTGCCAGTGGTGACATCACGCGGCTGTGCGTGGCCAGTGTGTGATGCGATGACAGGTCGATGCCATGAAATCTGCGGTTAGGGCTCGCTCAGGCGTTTGATCAGGGGAATGGCGGCGATGAGTGTCTGCACTTCCGCGGGTTCCAGCTTGTTGATGGCCGCGAGCAACCATTCGCGTTTGGCGATGCTGCGTTTACGGCGCAATGTCGCGCCCACAGGTGTGAGTGCAAACAGAATCTGTCGTCCGTCGGTGGGGTGCGGGTGTCGCTCAACCAAACCTTCTTGTTCGAGGCCCGCCAGAATGGTGCCCATCGACTGCGGTTTCATCGTCTCGGCACGCGCCAGATCCGCTGTGGTCATGCTGCCGTGCTGATCCAGCCGCGATAGCACGCTGAGTTGCGAAAGATTGAGTTCTTCCGAGTTGGCTTCCGAGCGCAGGCGGCGCAGCAATTGGCCAATGCTTGCCGTGAGTTCGCTGATAGCGGTTTCGAGCTCGGCCTGGGGGCGGACGGGTTGTGTCATGGGGCGCACCTTACATTTTAGAAGTTCAACTTGCAAGTTAAACTTTCTAATTTGCCGTGGCTTTTGACAGGAGAGGCGGTGAGATCCGGCGTGATAAAAAGCCATGCCCATCAACGGGCGATCCGGCACGGTACGGTTCTTATGGCTATCGCAGATATCCGTCATGCGGAATTTCCACGTGACGCCGACGTGGTTCGCACACTTTTCCAGGAATACGCTGAAGGTCTGGGAGTCGACCTGTCATTCCAGCGCTTCGATGACGAGGTGGTTGCCTTGCCGGGTAAGTACGCGGTGCCGGAGGGGCGTCTGTTGCTTGCCTGGCACGGCGAGCAGGCAGTCGGTTGCATCGCCTTGCGCCGAATTGATCAAAGCGTTTGCGAGATGAAGCGTCTGTACGTGCGGCCCCAGGCGCGCGGCGAGTCGCTGGGGCGCCGGCTAGTGTTGCGTCTTTGCGACGAGGCGCGGCTGGTCGGTTACTCGCGCATCTATCTGGATACGCTGGCCTCGATGGCATCGGCGCAAAAACTCTACGAGTCCCTGGGTTTCATGCCGATCGACCCGTACGTTTACAACCCGCTTCCCGGCACGAAGTTCCTGGCGTTGGAGCTGGGCCAGGCTGAATGCTGAAACGCTGGCGTCACGAAAGCTGTTGGCGGCGTGTCACGAGCGGGTCACCTCAACACGTTCTACTCGATGCCGCCGGTCAGGTTCACCGACCTCGCTCACGGAAGAGGGTGCACCATGGTGCTTCATCGTATTCAACAGTTGGCGATACTCGGATGCATGATCGGCCTGGTGACAGGCTGTGCCACCAAGGGTGTGCCTGCTAGCTCAACGGATCCCGCCGCTTCATCGACGACGGTTACGTGCACGATCAATGCGCCTAGCGCGATGCCATGCGCCGATCAGGCGAGGCAGGCTTGCAGCAGCGATGTCCGCTTGCAGACGATTCGCTCGCGCAACGAGATTCCGGTCACAGAGGGCGCGCCGCAATATAGCGCGCCCTTATATCAATACACCGCGACCTATGCCTGCCACCGCTGAGGTGCGGTAGCAGGCAACCTGGCTGGAAAGCGGGATTACGCTTCTTCTTCCGTTTCCTCGGCACCTTCGGCCGTAATCTCGATCACGTCTTCATCGGCAAAGCCTTCGCGCACGATCACCAGTGCATTGGGATTGGTGTAGCAGAAGATCGGCGCGATATCGTCCGCGTAGCCATAGGTTTTGCACACCTCCAGCCATTTGGCGTGGATCTGCTGCCATTCCGTGTTGCCGATCTCGTCCGCGCCGAGCCACATGCATGCGCGGTCCCAGCGAATCGTGGCGGAGCCGTTCAGGAAAAGGGATTCCATGAATTGCGTAAATTCGATCTCGTGATGACGCTGCATGGTGGTTCCTTGATGGGGAAGTGAGGAGCTGGCGATTCTAGATGGCTTGTGTTGCGCTGTCCTGTCTTGACGGCGCGAAGCCACTTCGATCTGCGTTTGCGTTACTGCAGGATCATCAACCAACCTTTACCTGGCTCGACAGGAATGGCGTCGCCGGGCTTGAAGGTTGCCGCAGGCTGAAAGCCCGGGATGGCTGGTGCCACGAGCGTGGCTGAATCGCGCTTGATGCCGAGCGCTTTCCAGTCGATATGCAACGTCACGCTGGTATTGCCTGGCGCCCACGAAGCGAGAGCGATCATGGTCTTGCCTTGGCGCACATAGCTGGTGGCGAGCACATCATCACGATGGGTTTGTACGGGCGTGTCGTGCACCCACCAGCCGATCATGTCGGCTTGCTCGATGCCGAAGCTGTCCCACAACTTCCACAGTTCGCGTGGATCGCCACCCGTCCACGGCAAGCGGTTCGTCATGCCAAACAGCATGCCGCGCCACGGATTGCCGCCGTCTTGCAGCATCTCGCCCATCAAGCCATAGGGAATGCCAGAGATCTCGGTGAGCCAGTAAGCGGGAGAGGTGTGCTGGTAATCAAACTCTTCACCGAACCACAGGCGATCGATATACGGAAACAGTTCCATGTACAACAGCGTGCTGTTGATATAGCCATCGCGCGGGTTGTACTGATTGGCCGAATGCAGATCGATCAAGGGATGTGGGCGGTGCGCATCAAGCACCTTGCGCACGCGTTTCATCGTGGTGCGGTCATAAGCCACATCGTCGAGATAGAGGCCATCGATGCCGATGTTGCGCGCGAGCCAGTCCAACCCTTCGATGTAATAGTTGTGCCAGCGGCTTTGGCCGGCGTCGATCACTGCCGCATCGCGATTCTCGGGTACGTGCCAGGCAGCGATATAGTCGCCATCCAAGTGTTCCTGCAGCCATGAAAAACCGCCACCCGGACCAGCGCTAATGATTTCATGCCCCAGGCTTTCCAGTGCCGGCAGTTCCGGCGCGCGATCGGACAGCTCGCGAATCGTGTCGTAGATCTTGACCTCCATGCCACGCTGATGCGCAGCATCCACATAGGCGCGCATCTTCGCCGGTTCCAGGAACGGGTAATTGATCCACGGATTGATCGGCGTGGCGTGATGGATGTTCACTACGTTGGCGCCTTGTGCCTTGATCGTGTCCAGATCGCCGTAGGCGTGGAAATAGCGTTCGGCGAAATGCTCCGCCGGATGGATCGTCTTGAACGGCGTGACGCGCATGACGATGTCGTAATGCAGCGTTTGCCCCGTCGTCATGGTGCGTGGACCACTGAACGCCGTGACCAGATAACGCGTGCCATCGTGCTTGAACGTCACGCCGCCGTGCCCGTCGTTGTCCCACGAGGTGGGCATGACCAGAGGCTGGTCGTGATAGAAGTTGGTATTGAGTGGACGGCGGTAGTGTTCATCGCGAAGATGAAATTCCAGGCCGCCGTTCACGGCGCCGATCCATGCGCCGTCCTGATTGTTCTGCACGTTCCAGCGCCAGCTGAAATCGGCCGGAGCGTGATCGCCGGTCCGGCCAAGGCCAAGCTCATACTGCGCGGCGTTATCCCGCAACGGAATCTGCAGCCGGATGTCACTCAGCGAAACCGGTTGGGTGGCGGTCAGTGCGATGGAGTAGGTCAGCGTACCGTCCGCTTCCAGGCTGGCTTCGACAGTGCTCTGCAACGGGCCCGCTGTGCCGGCGGTTTGCCAATGGACTTTGGCCGGTCCGTCGATCTGCACGTTTGGTTCAGTGGATGAGGTCAGTGCATGCGCGCCGCCAGCATCCTCCACCAGCAACTGCATGGGAGCGGCAAGCAGCGATAGCGGCGTCTTCGCAAAACCCGTCATGCGTTCGTCGAAATGGCTGTCGATTTGCGCTGGCAAGCCGCCATGCGAAAGCGTGATATCGCGCCCGAGAATGCCCAGCTTTTCACCCTGCACCGTCACTGCCGTGAAGGGCTTG from Dyella caseinilytica includes these protein-coding regions:
- a CDS encoding GNAT family N-acetyltransferase — encoded protein: MAIADIRHAEFPRDADVVRTLFQEYAEGLGVDLSFQRFDDEVVALPGKYAVPEGRLLLAWHGEQAVGCIALRRIDQSVCEMKRLYVRPQARGESLGRRLVLRLCDEARLVGYSRIYLDTLASMASAQKLYESLGFMPIDPYVYNPLPGTKFLALELGQAEC
- a CDS encoding glycoside hydrolase domain-containing protein; this translates as MDKRFVPCMLALATLSFTASLRAETQPVPLRWNADRFGNHRYTVQVDKPAAAVRATLPWRRRDAHPDQVAIIVVGPDGQIVSNMARVHIDQATGELVFEAKQAGVYAIYYQPYVTSGRANYPMVTYLAPRDTADAAWLRSSGANDPAHEAKLPQAKLLGYQAVDDFDAYTDMERTATPQEIKAVLAVHPDAPWLLFPETREHPVRMFDQIPERWAQRGAGGTFADNALRDEYLSFQVGAWAVRQAVHNVQVSFTDLQGPDGSVIAASALTCFNLGGTDYTGQPFVTHLDIPQGRVQPLWMGLDIPATAKPGMYRGNVTLRADGVPAQTIPLAITVGSAEAVAHGDDDPFKLTRLRWLNSTLAQDNNLVKPFTAVTVQGEKLGILGRDITLSHGGLPAQIDSHFDERMTGFAKTPLSLLAAPMQLLVEDAGGAHALTSSTEPNVQIDGPAKVHWQTAGTAGPLQSTVEASLEADGTLTYSIALTATQPVSLSDIRLQIPLRDNAAQYELGLGRTGDHAPADFSWRWNVQNNQDGAWIGAVNGGLEFHLRDEHYRRPLNTNFYHDQPLVMPTSWDNDGHGGVTFKHDGTRYLVTAFSGPRTMTTGQTLHYDIVMRVTPFKTIHPAEHFAERYFHAYGDLDTIKAQGANVVNIHHATPINPWINYPFLEPAKMRAYVDAAHQRGMEVKIYDTIRELSDRAPELPALESLGHEIISAGPGGGFSWLQEHLDGDYIAAWHVPENRDAAVIDAGQSRWHNYYIEGLDWLARNIGIDGLYLDDVAYDRTTMKRVRKVLDAHRPHPLIDLHSANQYNPRDGYINSTLLYMELFPYIDRLWFGEEFDYQHTSPAYWLTEISGIPYGLMGEMLQDGGNPWRGMLFGMTNRLPWTGGDPRELWKLWDSFGIEQADMIGWWVHDTPVQTHRDDVLATSYVRQGKTMIALASWAPGNTSVTLHIDWKALGIKRDSATLVAPAIPGFQPAATFKPGDAIPVEPGKGWLMILQ
- a CDS encoding MarR family winged helix-turn-helix transcriptional regulator translates to MTQPVRPQAELETAISELTASIGQLLRRLRSEANSEELNLSQLSVLSRLDQHGSMTTADLARAETMKPQSMGTILAGLEQEGLVERHPHPTDGRQILFALTPVGATLRRKRSIAKREWLLAAINKLEPAEVQTLIAAIPLIKRLSEP
- a CDS encoding DHA2 family efflux MFS transporter permease subunit codes for the protein MNAPTKSGELDASDQLDPAIWKITAVAVLGSFLAQLDATVANVSLPSLATELHTGLSTIQWVTSGYLLALTLALPMSGWLVDRIGAKPVYLWCFAAFTLSSALCGLAWSAQSLIAFRVIQGISGGLLAPMAQMMMARAAGKHMARVVGYAAVPVLLAPILGPVMAGMILQHASWRWLFLINLPFGVLAIALAAIFLPNDHEDIRPRELDWVGLTLLSPGLVIFLYGSDRIGERTGQLIMLAAIALLGLFFWSAHRKGDRALVDLQLFKGKVFPASALTQFLSNGALFAGQMLIPFYLIRDCGRSPGEMGWLLAPLGLGMMCTYPLMGALTHRFGIRNVSASGALLALAGTLPLFYLANHALSLTVLAVALFIRGVGQGAVGIPSMSAAYASVKRSELPMATTTLNIVQRLGGPTFTTLCATFLGWRLALQPTAHASLTPYAFAFALLCVLHAATAIAALRLPRSMDEVLRQRPASANAA